From the genome of Fusobacterium varium, one region includes:
- the ycdX gene encoding Probable phosphatase YcdX, with the protein MSYLIDLHIHTNVNPHAYSTLEEDINSALKKGMKVIAITNHGPALQDSPHWWSLVNMKVIPREVEGMKILRGVETNLVDDCGNFDINQRVYDAMDIILCGLHPVELYGEVGNKEKNTRAVLNIMKKQKIDIMVHLGNPQFPIDYEAVVKAAKELNIAIELNNSSLVSSRLGSEPNCQKILELCKKHGCMISLGTDSHISYDIGNFEQAERLLNNTNFPEKYIINSSIENLENFLRLRKNLRVKDI; encoded by the coding sequence ATGTCATATCTTATAGATTTACATATACATACTAATGTAAACCCACATGCATATAGTACATTAGAAGAAGATATAAATTCTGCTTTAAAAAAGGGAATGAAGGTTATAGCAATAACTAATCATGGACCAGCATTGCAAGATTCTCCTCATTGGTGGAGTTTGGTAAATATGAAGGTAATTCCTCGAGAAGTAGAAGGAATGAAAATACTAAGAGGAGTAGAAACTAACTTAGTAGATGATTGTGGAAATTTTGATATAAATCAAAGAGTATATGATGCAATGGATATAATTCTTTGTGGTCTTCACCCAGTAGAACTATATGGGGAAGTAGGAAATAAGGAAAAAAATACTAGAGCAGTACTTAATATCATGAAAAAGCAAAAAATAGATATAATGGTTCATTTGGGGAATCCACAATTTCCTATTGATTATGAAGCAGTTGTAAAAGCAGCTAAAGAATTAAACATAGCAATAGAGCTTAATAATTCATCTTTAGTTTCCTCAAGATTAGGTTCAGAACCTAATTGTCAAAAAATATTAGAACTATGTAAGAAACATGGTTGCATGATTTCATTAGGAACAGATTCACATATTTCTTATGATATAGGGAATTTTGAGCAAGCTGAAAGACTTTTAAATAACACTAATTTTCCAGAGAAGTATATAATAAACTCATCAATAGAAAACCTTGAGAACTTCCTTAGATTAAGAAAAAACCTAAGAGTAAAAGATATTTAA
- a CDS encoding Nitronate monooxygenase yields MLAIGDLKINIPIIQGGMAIRASMAKLAAAVANEGGIGVIAGTALSIDELKKEIKRAKDMIVNKGGALGVNIMYATTNFMDLVHASIEAGIDVIIFGAGFSRDIFEVAKGTGVKIIPVVSSLKLAKISQKLGADAIVVEGGNAGGHLGTEKDSWDIVGEIAENISIPVFGAGGVITPEDAERMLALGADGVQMGSRFIAAEECEVDDFFKQMYINCKEGDVVEMMSSAGLPANAIVSPYVKKVLNETTEPPKSCNKCLKKCTYKFCVNERLVKAHDGNYEEGIFFAGRDAWKINEILSVKEIFDRFKKVFKE; encoded by the coding sequence ATGTTAGCAATAGGTGATTTAAAAATAAACATCCCAATTATTCAGGGTGGAATGGCAATCAGAGCATCAATGGCAAAACTAGCTGCTGCTGTTGCAAATGAAGGTGGAATAGGAGTAATTGCTGGAACAGCATTATCAATAGATGAACTAAAAAAGGAAATCAAAAGAGCTAAAGATATGATTGTAAATAAAGGAGGAGCATTAGGTGTAAATATTATGTATGCTACTACTAATTTTATGGATCTTGTGCATGCTTCTATTGAGGCAGGTATTGATGTTATCATATTTGGTGCTGGATTTTCTAGAGATATATTTGAAGTAGCTAAAGGCACAGGAGTAAAAATAATACCAGTAGTTTCATCACTTAAATTAGCTAAAATTTCTCAAAAATTAGGAGCTGATGCTATTGTTGTTGAAGGTGGGAATGCAGGAGGACACTTAGGAACAGAAAAAGATTCATGGGATATAGTTGGAGAAATTGCTGAAAATATTTCTATTCCAGTTTTTGGAGCAGGAGGTGTAATAACTCCTGAAGATGCAGAAAGAATGCTTGCATTAGGAGCTGATGGAGTTCAAATGGGAAGCAGATTTATAGCTGCTGAAGAATGCGAAGTAGATGATTTCTTTAAACAAATGTATATTAACTGTAAAGAAGGAGATGTAGTTGAAATGATGAGTTCTGCTGGCTTACCAGCAAATGCTATTGTTTCCCCTTATGTAAAAAAAGTTTTGAATGAAACTACTGAACCACCAAAGAGTTGTAATAAATGCTTGAAAAAGTGCACATATAAATTTTGTGTAAATGAAAGATTAGTAAAAGCACATGATGGAAACTATGAGGAAGGAATATTTTTTGCTGGAAGAGATGCATGGAAAATTAATGAAATTCTTTCAGTTAAAGAAATTTTTGATAGATTTAAAAAAGTATTCAAGGAATAA
- a CDS encoding Nitronate monooxygenase, which translates to MSNNEICKLLGIKYPIIQGAMAWIANGNLAGHVSKEGGLGIIAGGGMPCDILRQEIRKAKAITSNPFGVNLMLMMADVEEQINICIEEKVQVVTTGAGNPGPYMEKLKAAGIKVLPVVASVALAKRMERIGADAVIAEGMEGGGHIGSITTMALVPQVVEKVGIPVIAAGGIAGGEQFLAALSLGASGIQIGTKFLVAEECTIHENYKQAILKAKDRSTVSTGNYTGHPVRVIENKFAKLILEKEKEGVPKEEIEQMGTGKLRLAVVDGDIDNGSVMAGQVAAMVNEKATVKEILESMMKGLEEAKENLDKRMSSWK; encoded by the coding sequence ATGAGTAATAACGAGATCTGTAAACTACTTGGAATCAAATATCCAATCATACAAGGAGCAATGGCATGGATTGCTAATGGTAATCTTGCTGGACACGTTTCTAAAGAGGGAGGTCTAGGAATCATTGCTGGTGGAGGAATGCCTTGTGATATTTTGAGACAAGAAATCAGAAAAGCTAAAGCTATAACTTCTAATCCATTTGGAGTAAATTTAATGCTCATGATGGCAGATGTAGAAGAACAAATTAACATCTGTATAGAAGAAAAAGTCCAAGTAGTGACAACAGGAGCAGGAAATCCAGGACCTTATATGGAAAAATTAAAGGCAGCAGGAATAAAAGTTTTGCCAGTAGTGGCTTCAGTAGCATTAGCCAAGAGAATGGAAAGAATTGGAGCTGATGCTGTAATAGCTGAAGGTATGGAAGGAGGAGGTCATATAGGAAGTATAACAACTATGGCTCTCGTACCTCAAGTAGTAGAAAAAGTTGGTATTCCTGTAATTGCAGCAGGAGGAATTGCAGGAGGAGAACAATTTTTAGCAGCTCTTTCATTAGGAGCTTCTGGTATACAGATAGGAACTAAATTTTTAGTAGCTGAAGAGTGTACAATACATGAAAATTACAAACAAGCTATATTAAAGGCTAAGGATAGATCAACTGTATCAACTGGAAACTATACGGGGCATCCTGTAAGGGTTATTGAAAATAAATTTGCTAAATTAATATTAGAAAAAGAAAAAGAAGGAGTTCCTAAAGAAGAAATTGAACAAATGGGAACTGGGAAATTAAGACTTGCTGTTGTTGATGGAGATATTGACAATGGTAGTGTAATGGCAGGACAAGTTGCTGCTATGGTAAATGAAAAAGCAACTGTAAAAGAAATTCTTGAAAGTATGATGAAAGGTTTAGAAGAAGCAAAGGAAAATCTAGACAAAAGAATGTCAAGCTGGAAATAA
- the cysL_2 gene encoding CysJI operon transcriptional activator, which translates to MNIRHLHIFKIVCEEMNFTRAAEKLYMTQPAISHVINDLEQEIGHVLFDRISKKIYLTEIGKLFLSKTLRILELYNDLENNFYNSEKDIPIHIGSCITIGNFWLPSIIKNFKKIYPETPLKLEINSAAIIEKMLLNNKIDIALIEGGIQNENLIKIFFSSYELSVICSAEHSFSRRKSISIDEFLKENLLLREKGSAIRDCLDNALASKDIFAVSSWTSINSQALIQGVKNNLGITVLPDILVTPELEKNELKKLSIEDFKLENNNYIVYHKDKYISSTMSTFIESAKKIN; encoded by the coding sequence TTGAATATAAGACATCTTCATATTTTTAAAATTGTTTGTGAAGAAATGAATTTTACTCGAGCAGCAGAAAAGTTATATATGACACAACCTGCTATATCTCATGTAATAAATGACTTAGAGCAAGAAATTGGACATGTTCTATTTGACCGTATATCTAAAAAGATATATCTAACTGAAATAGGAAAACTTTTTCTAAGTAAAACTTTAAGAATTCTTGAGTTATACAATGATTTAGAAAATAACTTTTATAATTCTGAAAAAGATATTCCTATACATATTGGTTCATGTATAACAATAGGTAATTTTTGGCTTCCATCTATTATAAAAAACTTTAAAAAAATTTACCCAGAAACACCATTAAAACTTGAAATTAATAGTGCTGCTATAATAGAAAAAATGCTTTTAAATAATAAAATCGACATTGCTCTAATTGAAGGAGGAATACAAAATGAAAATCTTATCAAAATATTTTTTTCTTCATATGAATTAAGTGTAATTTGTTCTGCTGAACACTCTTTTTCAAGAAGAAAATCTATTTCTATTGATGAATTTTTAAAAGAAAATCTTTTACTGAGAGAAAAGGGAAGCGCCATAAGAGATTGTCTAGATAATGCTTTAGCAAGTAAAGATATCTTTGCTGTTTCTTCTTGGACAAGCATTAATTCTCAAGCATTGATACAAGGAGTTAAAAATAATCTTGGTATAACTGTTCTTCCAGACATACTAGTTACACCAGAGTTAGAGAAGAATGAATTGAAAAAACTTTCTATTGAAGATTTTAAATTAGAAAATAATAATTATATTGTTTATCATAAAGATAAATATATTTCAAGTACTATGTCTACTTTTATTGAATCAGCAAAAAAAATTAATTAA
- a CDS encoding chromate transporter, chromate ion transporter (CHR) family, protein MRNNRIKICIWLFGINFFISAFTFGGGYIVIPMIKKYFVDRKQLFNNEELMDMAAIAQSSPGAIAINLTVLAGYKAVGMIGAVISCIAAVFPPLIILGIISVYYLMFRDNQVISSVLKGMEAGVGALIVDIVLDMSRAVFREKQKLMSLIIPATFLASFIFQMNVIFIILFCSVICFIDGWRKQKKGEKICGI, encoded by the coding sequence ATGAGAAATAATAGGATAAAAATATGTATATGGCTTTTTGGGATAAATTTTTTTATAAGTGCTTTTACTTTTGGAGGAGGGTATATAGTCATTCCTATGATAAAAAAGTATTTTGTAGATAGAAAACAACTTTTTAATAATGAAGAGTTAATGGATATGGCTGCAATAGCTCAATCCTCTCCTGGAGCAATAGCTATTAATCTCACAGTTTTAGCTGGTTATAAAGCAGTAGGAATGATTGGAGCTGTTATAAGTTGTATAGCAGCAGTTTTCCCACCACTTATTATATTAGGAATAATTTCAGTATATTATTTGATGTTTAGGGATAATCAAGTTATTTCCTCTGTACTAAAAGGAATGGAAGCAGGAGTAGGAGCTTTAATAGTAGATATTGTTTTAGATATGAGTAGAGCTGTTTTTAGGGAAAAACAAAAATTGATGTCATTAATTATTCCAGCTACATTTCTAGCTAGCTTTATATTTCAGATGAATGTTATATTTATAATTTTATTTTGTTCAGTGATTTGTTTTATTGATGGTTGGAGAAAGCAGAAAAAGGGAGAGAAAATATGTGGAATTTAA
- a CDS encoding chromate transporter, chromate ion transporter (CHR) family, whose product MWNLIFILLISFLQIGLFSVGGGYATIPLIQEQVVNIHKWLTFQEFTDIITISQMTPGPLAVNTSTFVGIRIAGIPGAITATFGCVISGFIISIALYNFFNKYRKINTILNVLSGLRAVSVGLIASSASTLILIALGGISKLEEIGSININVVAIGIFLISIFLLKKFKINPMLMMILSGAAGFFLY is encoded by the coding sequence ATGTGGAATTTAATTTTTATTTTATTGATAAGTTTTTTACAAATAGGGTTATTTAGTGTAGGAGGAGGATATGCTACAATTCCATTGATACAAGAACAGGTAGTAAATATACATAAATGGCTGACATTTCAAGAGTTTACTGATATAATAACTATTTCACAAATGACTCCAGGGCCTCTTGCTGTAAATACTTCCACATTTGTAGGAATAAGAATAGCAGGAATACCTGGAGCAATTACTGCAACTTTTGGTTGTGTTATTTCTGGCTTTATAATTTCCATAGCATTGTATAATTTTTTTAATAAATATAGAAAAATTAATACTATTTTAAATGTTCTTAGTGGATTGAGAGCAGTGTCTGTGGGATTGATAGCTTCTTCTGCAAGTACACTAATCTTAATAGCTTTAGGTGGTATATCCAAGTTAGAAGAAATAGGGAGCATTAATATAAATGTAGTAGCAATAGGAATATTTCTTATTTCTATATTTTTGTTAAAAAAATTTAAAATAAATCCAATGTTAATGATGATATTAAGTGGTGCAGCTGGTTTCTTTCTATATTAA
- the lgt gene encoding Prolipoprotein diacylglyceryl transferase: MARERNFKTSIIENYAFAAMISGLLGGRLYYVMFNLDYYLYHPSEILATWHGGMAIHGGIIGGIIGTFIYAKIKKLNPLTLGDYAAAPLLLGQALGRFGNFMNGEIHGVPTFTPWNVIFSIKPKFYEWYSYYTSLPAIDKMNFNTLVPWGVVFPSSSPAGSEFPNMALHPAMLYELILNFIGFLFIWFVLRKRENKAPGYMWWYYIIIYSIIRIFVSFFRAEDLMIANIRAPHLVSLILIIFSIIMIKLGEKKMSK; the protein is encoded by the coding sequence ATGGCAAGAGAAAGAAACTTTAAAACAAGTATAATTGAAAATTATGCTTTTGCTGCTATGATTTCAGGTTTATTAGGTGGTAGATTATACTATGTAATGTTTAATCTAGATTATTATCTTTATCATCCGTCTGAAATACTTGCAACTTGGCATGGAGGAATGGCTATACATGGTGGCATAATCGGAGGTATAATTGGTACTTTTATCTATGCTAAAATAAAAAAATTAAATCCTTTAACTTTAGGAGATTATGCAGCTGCTCCTCTTTTGTTAGGTCAGGCTCTTGGACGTTTTGGAAATTTTATGAATGGTGAAATCCATGGTGTACCTACTTTTACCCCATGGAATGTTATTTTTAGCATAAAGCCAAAATTTTATGAGTGGTATTCTTATTATACTTCTCTTCCAGCAATTGACAAAATGAACTTCAATACACTTGTTCCTTGGGGAGTTGTATTCCCTAGTTCATCTCCTGCAGGAAGTGAATTTCCTAATATGGCACTCCATCCAGCTATGCTATATGAACTTATTTTAAATTTCATTGGTTTTCTTTTCATATGGTTTGTACTTAGGAAAAGAGAAAATAAAGCCCCTGGATATATGTGGTGGTATTATATTATAATATATAGTATAATTAGAATCTTTGTAAGTTTTTTCAGAGCTGAAGATCTTATGATTGCTAATATAAGAGCACCTCATCTTGTAAGCCTTATTCTCATTATATTTTCTATAATTATGATAAAACTTGGTGAAAAGAAAATGTCAAAATAA